GCTCGGGCTGGTCTTTCGGTTGTGGACAAGGATCTGGCTGGGTATCGCCAGACTTTGTATGGTGCCGGGGCCGGGGAGAAGGATGAGAAGAAGTCGATCTCTCGGGAAGAAGCGGTGCGGGTTTTGGAAGAGGAGAAGGGAAAGTTGCCCCTGTCTGTGGTTTTACGATGCCGGGTCCGGTATTTTACCGATGGAATGGTGCTGGGATCGCCCTCGTTTGTGGAGGAACAGGTGCAGCAGGATGCGGGGAAGCGTCCGAAGCGGGCGCATGTCATGACGGGAACCGACTGGGGAGGCTTGGCAGTTGGGACGGGGTTGCGGGCGAAGTTGTTCCGCTGATGGTGATTATTTTAGGAATCTGAGAATTGCTGACGCCAAATCTTCGGGATTTTCTAGATGTGGGGAGTGTCCTGCATGGGGGACGATGGAGAGATGAGAGTTTTGGAGGCGATCGCTCATTTCTGATGCAATCTGATTGAATTTCGAATCGGTTTCCCCGACGCAGATAAGAGTGGGGATCTTGATGTTGATGAGTTTATCCCAGAGGGAAGGGAGGGCTCCGGTGCCGTGATGCTCCAAAGAATGAATTAGTCCTTGGGCTTTGTTTTGTCTTCTTCGCTCGAGGAGCGCGTCGCGTTTTGGCGCTGGCAGCTGGTCGAGAGTTTGGAGCACGGGTTGTTTCCACCACTGATCAAGGAACGAGGAGATGCCTTCCTGATGAAGAAGGTCGATCCATCGCTTGTCTGCTCGTCTTCGATCTTTTCGTTCCTGTAGGGTCGGTAGACCTGGGCTTGTGCTGATCAGGACTAGCTTCTCGAAGGCGCTTTGGTTGCGGATAGCGAGATGCAGGAGTAATCGTCCGCCCATGGAATAGCCTATTCCGATTTGTGGGCTTCCGGAAAGGTTGAGGAGTTGATTCTCCAGTGCTTCCCATCGGAAATCTTCGGCCGGTGCGTCGGCATGGATTCCGTGTCCTGGAAGGTCGGGGCAGGTCCAGGAGCCACCCACACAAGAAGAAAGGGCGGAATAATCCGCCCCTTCTCCAGTAAAACCGTGCAACGCGAGGATTCGGGTTGCCGATGAAAGTAGTTGGCTCAACTCGTTTGCTTGGCAGCGGCTTCGACAATGCCGACGAAGGAGCGGGCTACGAGAGCTGCTCCCCCGATGAGGCCTCCGTCGATGTCGGGCTGGGCGAGAAGTTCGTCAGCATTTTCCGGCTTCATCGATCCGCCGTATAGGATGCGGATCTTGTCGGCCTTTTCTTCGCCGACGAGCTCGGCGAGAACGGAACGGATCGCTTTGTGAACTTCCTGTGCCATTTCGGGAGTGGCGGTTTTGCCGGTTCCGATGGCCCAGACGGGTTCGTAGGCGATGACGAGGTTCTCGGCTTGATCAGCAGTGACGCCTTCGAGTCCTTTGCGGACTTGGCCCGAGACGATGTCGATCGTCTTCTCGGCTTCGCGCTCTTCGAGGGTTTCCCCAACGCAGAGGATCGGCTTCAGGTTGTTGGCGAGAGCCGCGAGCACCTTCTTGTTGATGAAGGCGTCGTCCTCGGCGAAGAGGGCGCGGCGTTCGCTGTGACCTAGGATCACGTGCGTGACGAAGAGGCTGCGGAGCATTTCAGCGGAAACTTCGCCGGTGTAAGCTCCGGAAGCTTCCGGGTTCATGTTCTGCGCGCCCAACTGAATGTTGGATTCGTTGATTGCTTTTCCAACGCTTTCGAGGGCGGTGAATGGAGGGCAGATGACGACGCCGACGGAGGTTTCGTTTCCGAGTTGGGAAACGATGTCTTCGGTCAGCTCAACGCCTTCACTGGCGTTTTTGTTCATCTTCCAGTTTCCGGCAATCAGATATTTGCGGGACTTGCTCATAATTTTTTCAGTTTGATGGATTACTCTTGGTCGAGTGCGGCAACGCCAGGAAGGGTCTTGCCTTCGAGGAATTCGAGGCTGGCTCCGCCGCCGGTGCTCATGAAGGTCACCTTATCGGAGAACCCGCTCTTCTTGATCGCTTTGACCGAATCTCCACCACCGATGATGGAGGTTCCGCTGCTGGAGGCTACTGCATCGGCAACCGCGAAGGTTCCTTTGCTGCATTCTGAGATCTCGAAGATCCCCATTGGGCCGTTCCAGAGGATGGTCTTGGCGCTCGCGATTTCTTCGGAGAAGGCCTTGATGGTTTCGGGGCCGATGTCGACGCCTTCCCAGCCATCGGGGATGTTGCCGGAAATCGTGTCGGTTTCGGCGACGGACTTTTCCTTAAAGTCCAAGCCCTTGGCGATCAGGTTGTCAGTCGGGAGGAGGAGCTTGACGCCCTTCTCAGCGGCCTTGTTGATCGCGGCTTTGGCGGTCTCGACTTTGTCGATTTCGCAGAGGCTGTCGCCGACGGTGCGGCCGTTAGCGAGGGCGAAAGTGTAGGCCATCGCGCCGCCGATGAGCATTGTGTCGGCTTTATCGAGGAGGGAGTCGATGACGGCGATCTTGTCGCTGACTTTGGCTCCTCCGAGAATGACGACGAAAGGATGTTCCGGGTTTCCGGTTTTCTCCCCGAGATAGGCGAGTTCCTTTTCGATCAGGTAGCCAGCCACTTTAGGTGAAAGAAAATCGCAAACTCCTGCGGTCGAGGCGTGGGCGCGGTGAGCGGTGCCAAAGGCGTCGTTCACGTAGGCTTCGGCGATCGAGGCGAGTTTTTCCGTGAAGGCCGGATCGTTCTTTTCTTCGCCTTCGTGGAAGCGGAGGTTTTCGAGAAGAAGAATTTGGCCGGGTTCAAGCGCTTCGGCAGCGGCTTTTACCTTGTCACCGATGCAGTCATCCGTGAAGGCGACGAGCTTGCCGAGTTTGTTGCTCAGTTCTTTGGCGACGGGTGCGAGGCTCATTTCAGGAACACGCTTGCCCTTCGGACGACCAAGGTGGCTACCGAGGATGATCTTGGCACCCTGCTCGATGAGTTTGTTGATGGTCGGGAGAGCCGCGACGATCCGACTGTCATCGGAGATGGTGCCGTTGCTATCAAGCGGAACATTGAAATCAACGCGGACAAAGACCCGCTTTCCCGCAAGATCGACCGAATCGATGGTTTTTGCTTTCGACATAATAGTTTGAACTTCTGGTTTTGGAAATTTCTGAAAGGGAGGTCGAGTCGACCTCTTCATTGTATCTAAAGAGAAAAAAGGCCGTCACGGAATTGGAAAATCACCGTGACGGCCTGAAATCTTAGCACACCTTGATCGTCTGAATTAGATCAAGGTCACTGGACACTGTCGTTTAGAGAAGCCCCCGGACTTTCTGGAGGAGCTCGACGCAGCGGTTGCTGTAGCCCCACTCATTGTCGTACCAGGAGACGAGCTTGACGAAGTTGTCGTTCAGGCCGAGTCCGGATCCGGCATCGAAGATAGAGCTCAGTTCGCAGTGGATGAAATCCGAGCTGACGACTTCGTCTTCGGTGTAGCCGAGGATGCCCTTGAGGCTGCCTTCGGAAGCTTCCTTCATCTTTGCGCAGATGTCGGCGTAGCTGGCAGCCTTTTCGGTGCGGACGGTGAGGTCGACGACCGAGACAGTCGGAGTCGGCACGCGGAATGCCATACCGGTCAACTTGCCCTGCACTTCTGGGAGGACGAGGCCAACGGCCTTAGCAGCACCCGTGGTGGAGGGGATGATGTTGATCGCAGCACTACGGCCACCCTTCCAGTCCTTGCGGCTTGGGCCGTCAACGGTCTTCTGGGTTGCGGTGTAGCTGTGAACTGTGGTCATGAGACCTTCCACGATACCGAAGTTGTCGAGGACAACCTTGGTGATCGGAGCCAAGCAGTT
This genomic stretch from Puniceicoccus vermicola harbors:
- the menH gene encoding 2-succinyl-6-hydroxy-2,4-cyclohexadiene-1-carboxylate synthase, with the protein product MSQLLSSATRILALHGFTGEGADYSALSSCVGGSWTCPDLPGHGIHADAPAEDFRWEALENQLLNLSGSPQIGIGYSMGGRLLLHLAIRNQSAFEKLVLISTSPGLPTLQERKDRRRADKRWIDLLHQEGISSFLDQWWKQPVLQTLDQLPAPKRDALLERRRQNKAQGLIHSLEHHGTGALPSLWDKLINIKIPTLICVGETDSKFNQIASEMSDRLQNSHLSIVPHAGHSPHLENPEDLASAILRFLK
- the tpiA gene encoding triose-phosphate isomerase, translated to MSKSRKYLIAGNWKMNKNASEGVELTEDIVSQLGNETSVGVVICPPFTALESVGKAINESNIQLGAQNMNPEASGAYTGEVSAEMLRSLFVTHVILGHSERRALFAEDDAFINKKVLAALANNLKPILCVGETLEEREAEKTIDIVSGQVRKGLEGVTADQAENLVIAYEPVWAIGTGKTATPEMAQEVHKAIRSVLAELVGEEKADKIRILYGGSMKPENADELLAQPDIDGGLIGGAALVARSFVGIVEAAAKQTS
- a CDS encoding phosphoglycerate kinase; this encodes MSKAKTIDSVDLAGKRVFVRVDFNVPLDSNGTISDDSRIVAALPTINKLIEQGAKIILGSHLGRPKGKRVPEMSLAPVAKELSNKLGKLVAFTDDCIGDKVKAAAEALEPGQILLLENLRFHEGEEKNDPAFTEKLASIAEAYVNDAFGTAHRAHASTAGVCDFLSPKVAGYLIEKELAYLGEKTGNPEHPFVVILGGAKVSDKIAVIDSLLDKADTMLIGGAMAYTFALANGRTVGDSLCEIDKVETAKAAINKAAEKGVKLLLPTDNLIAKGLDFKEKSVAETDTISGNIPDGWEGVDIGPETIKAFSEEIASAKTILWNGPMGIFEISECSKGTFAVADAVASSSGTSIIGGGDSVKAIKKSGFSDKVTFMSTGGGASLEFLEGKTLPGVAALDQE
- the gap gene encoding type I glyceraldehyde-3-phosphate dehydrogenase — encoded protein: MPTKIGINGFGRIGRLVFRAIVDKGLLGSDVEVVAINDLVPADNLAYLLKYDSIQGRFNGTVEAPDDDTLIVNGQTIKSLSIKEGPKALPWGKLGVDIVIESTGLFVQDSAAQGHIDAGAKKVIISAPGKGDGVKTVVLGVNCDTLEASDNIISNASCTTNCLAPITKVVLDNFGIVEGLMTTVHSYTATQKTVDGPSRKDWKGGRSAAINIIPSTTGAAKAVGLVLPEVQGKLTGMAFRVPTPTVSVVDLTVRTEKAASYADICAKMKEASEGSLKGILGYTEDEVVSSDFIHCELSSIFDAGSGLGLNDNFVKLVSWYDNEWGYSNRCVELLQKVRGLL